From one Geoalkalibacter halelectricus genomic stretch:
- a CDS encoding RES family NAD+ phosphorylase yields MQAFRITRAHYASDLSGEGAALFGGRWNPRGLPLLYCANSTALAALEVFVHIDPALGLPKLSRVVVEVPDEWVEDTAPVFFADERQSQLHGAAWLQAGAGLCFKALSATLPTCATDSFNLQVNPSHPEFSQVKLLDISPFEFDPRLF; encoded by the coding sequence ATGCAGGCTTTTCGCATCACCAGGGCGCATTACGCGTCCGACCTTTCGGGAGAAGGGGCGGCGCTGTTCGGCGGGCGCTGGAATCCGCGCGGCCTACCGCTTTTGTATTGCGCTAACTCCACGGCATTGGCTGCTCTGGAAGTGTTTGTCCATATTGATCCCGCCCTAGGCCTGCCCAAACTCTCGCGGGTCGTCGTCGAGGTACCCGATGAATGGGTCGAAGACACAGCGCCGGTCTTCTTCGCGGATGAAAGACAATCCCAACTGCACGGCGCTGCATGGCTTCAAGCCGGTGCCGGTCTGTGTTTCAAGGCCCTGTCCGCGACCCTTCCTACTTGCGCGACAGACAGCTTTAACCTTCAGGTCAACCCCAGTCACCCTGAATTTTCCCAGGTCAAACTGCTCGATATTTCTCCTTTTGAATTCGATCCGCGTCTGTTTTGA
- a CDS encoding DUF423 domain-containing protein, which produces MVAGWLIFLGVLLFSGSLYVMVLTGIRGLGMITPIGGVAFLIGWLLLALAGIRQGAG; this is translated from the coding sequence TTGGTTGCCGGATGGCTGATATTTCTTGGAGTTCTGCTCTTCTCCGGCAGCCTCTATGTCATGGTTCTCACCGGTATTCGCGGCCTCGGCATGATTACCCCGATCGGCGGTGTCGCTTTTCTTATCGGTTGGCTGCTGCTTGCCCTGGCGGGTATTAGGCAGGGTGCCGGATAA
- a CDS encoding HD domain-containing protein produces MTDWLLLAGAGMGLGLLALAGRLLIGRNSGKGAIEEKTDGGNEPCASATRRERRTLAEVSRIWTGREQVVEFREIARLWREPNTQAPKEPVPDFHHPDIAAFHRELVAGRSLVRGAKKRVIEQILLLLDAQGTCPSVVRRHKDEAEGKFDPDVFALLSQVTLREHALAVARTLARRLDQPVLLPDVLIIGLGHDLGKIPAYQGALYRSGDHPLISLIVLEQIPEYAALSGKDELSEAIRQHHLLKPESPLGRDLKKADQQVRREEIGRLTRPLAKETQDAPVTKKSDAQAPRPQAPDQTAPARPDQAPPSWFDAQGFLEALKERVNKLENGRWSVVSSPDGYVYAQPDALWSLLRAQAGEDPVVLVAHADEDARRMLLLSVVTELERRKVVAGELLIAGHYAARVTVAMDSGKSFEAMLVPFRVEAFGTTPSMLEATKISRLRKMVQTITPGRKSEEQCASSL; encoded by the coding sequence ATGACTGACTGGCTGCTGCTCGCGGGTGCGGGGATGGGGCTTGGGCTGCTGGCGCTTGCCGGGCGGCTGCTGATCGGGCGCAATTCCGGCAAAGGGGCCATCGAGGAGAAAACCGATGGCGGAAACGAACCTTGCGCCTCTGCCACCCGCAGGGAGCGGCGCACCCTGGCCGAGGTGTCGCGCATCTGGACCGGGCGCGAACAGGTGGTTGAGTTCCGCGAGATCGCCCGCCTCTGGCGCGAGCCCAATACTCAAGCGCCCAAGGAGCCCGTGCCCGACTTTCATCACCCGGATATCGCCGCTTTTCACCGCGAGTTGGTGGCGGGGCGCTCCCTGGTCAGGGGTGCCAAGAAGCGCGTCATCGAGCAGATCCTTCTGCTTCTCGATGCCCAGGGCACGTGCCCCTCGGTGGTCCGCAGGCACAAGGATGAGGCGGAAGGAAAATTCGACCCCGATGTGTTCGCGCTGCTCTCCCAGGTAACCCTACGTGAGCACGCCCTCGCCGTGGCGCGCACCCTGGCGCGGCGCCTCGATCAGCCGGTGCTGCTTCCCGATGTCCTGATTATCGGGTTGGGGCATGACCTCGGCAAGATCCCCGCCTACCAGGGCGCGCTCTACCGCAGCGGCGATCATCCCCTGATCTCGCTCATCGTGCTGGAGCAGATCCCGGAGTACGCAGCCCTTAGCGGCAAGGACGAACTGAGCGAGGCGATCCGCCAGCACCACCTGCTCAAGCCCGAGAGCCCCTTGGGGCGTGACTTGAAAAAAGCCGATCAGCAGGTGCGCCGGGAGGAAATCGGTCGGTTGACCAGGCCCCTGGCGAAAGAGACCCAGGATGCACCAGTCACGAAGAAAAGCGATGCCCAAGCGCCGCGCCCCCAGGCGCCGGATCAGACGGCCCCGGCGCGCCCCGATCAGGCCCCGCCGTCCTGGTTCGATGCCCAGGGATTTCTTGAGGCCCTCAAGGAGAGGGTCAACAAGCTCGAAAACGGGCGCTGGTCGGTAGTGTCGAGCCCCGATGGCTACGTCTATGCCCAGCCCGACGCTCTCTGGAGCCTGCTTCGTGCTCAGGCGGGCGAGGACCCGGTGGTGCTGGTCGCCCATGCCGATGAGGATGCCCGGCGCATGCTGCTTCTGAGCGTGGTCACCGAACTGGAGCGTCGCAAGGTGGTGGCCGGCGAACTGTTGATCGCGGGTCATTACGCGGCGCGGGTGACCGTGGCCATGGACAGCGGCAAGAGCTTTGAGGCGATGCTGGTGCCCTTTCGCGTCGAGGCCTTCGGCACCACGCCGTCCATGCTGGAGGCGACCAAGATCAGCCGCCTGCGCAAGATGGTGCAGACGATCACCCCAGGCCGCAAAAGCGAGGAACAATGCGCGTCGTCCCTCTAG
- the parS gene encoding type II RES/Xre toxin-antitoxin system antitoxin translates to MNLAEVLQEQPSLKKLTAAARHGVPRKFVDELAQTLDISLRDLAPLLHASERNLRRYQPEQLLPADVSDRALNIARVFERALDVLDTPERAVQWLKKPNRALGEAPLALLATTFGAEQVLAILGRIEHGVFS, encoded by the coding sequence ATGAACCTCGCCGAAGTGCTTCAGGAACAACCCTCGTTAAAAAAACTCACCGCGGCCGCGCGCCACGGAGTTCCACGCAAATTTGTCGACGAGCTTGCACAGACTCTCGACATTTCCCTGCGGGATCTCGCCCCGTTGCTGCATGCCTCGGAGCGCAATTTGCGCCGCTATCAGCCCGAGCAACTGTTGCCTGCGGATGTCTCAGACCGCGCGCTCAACATTGCACGTGTCTTTGAGCGCGCCCTGGACGTTCTCGACACCCCGGAGCGCGCCGTGCAGTGGCTCAAGAAGCCAAACCGCGCACTGGGCGAGGCGCCCTTGGCGTTGCTCGCAACAACTTTCGGCGCCGAGCAGGTTCTTGCCATCCTGGGACGCATCGAGCACGGTGTCTTTTCCTGA
- a CDS encoding carboxypeptidase-like regulatory domain-containing protein: MNHIKQWLLCAAALLAIAGFIGVGNVFAETVIYGPEVFTRMAGSPSKTKHEFIAPDTSGSFELIVRNGEGDWGRISSAVITLNGTQVLGPNAFNQGAGTIVVPVQLQPTNDLSVELRSAPGNSIQVSIVSSEDLKKMGEINGIGIKADGSPVANAQVTVQFPATGESFQTTTSDAGVFKFTNVPKAGNFITTIDSIDGYTGSSSSFVTDESHVANVTVIVSVPGSGNIFGTVYLSNGMPAPNAVVSVNFMETDYVATVVTSTNGTYQISGVPPDGSLVLTAFDPVSAAHGSLISYLTPSHSQRTFNLFISAPQNINPYFINGDFANGTLDGWTTEGDVQIIPKSSAFPSGVSAMTANPYQTSLVSAFATAGEECAPAPFSALVTTAGDDNAVGQLSQTFKVGPGQDTLTGRIRFVSDEWPQWYGTQFNDSYVVTLITPGGTKVLAKGNLNSSVWGEGIYGFNGAVEEISVSADVSAFVGKTVTLSIKVSDVGDKIIDSGVVVSDFKIVDKNARNYHSSGSWTSDTKVSGQFGQVVWITVNNVNWLGTGISISSNKGQYKESHLLPYLPVTFQFSTFSAEPISWQFDVSAKADAFVVTYTIESTWIPGMPPNPCP; encoded by the coding sequence ATGAATCACATTAAGCAATGGCTCTTGTGTGCAGCGGCTCTTCTTGCGATAGCTGGATTTATCGGGGTAGGAAATGTATTTGCCGAAACTGTCATCTATGGGCCAGAAGTGTTTACCAGGATGGCAGGTTCACCGTCCAAGACGAAGCATGAATTTATTGCTCCTGATACAAGTGGCTCTTTCGAACTAATTGTCAGAAATGGCGAAGGCGACTGGGGAAGGATAAGCAGCGCCGTCATCACGCTCAACGGAACTCAGGTCCTCGGCCCCAATGCTTTCAACCAAGGTGCAGGAACAATTGTCGTCCCTGTGCAATTACAGCCGACAAACGACCTCAGCGTTGAACTGAGAAGCGCGCCGGGGAATTCAATACAAGTAAGCATCGTCAGCTCCGAAGATCTCAAAAAAATGGGGGAAATCAATGGCATAGGCATCAAGGCGGACGGAAGTCCCGTCGCGAATGCTCAGGTTACCGTCCAATTCCCTGCAACTGGCGAATCGTTCCAGACAACGACTTCGGATGCCGGAGTCTTTAAGTTCACCAATGTACCTAAAGCGGGAAATTTCATTACAACCATCGATAGCATTGATGGATACACTGGCTCCTCAAGTTCATTTGTTACCGACGAATCCCACGTCGCGAACGTAACCGTTATTGTCTCCGTACCTGGAAGCGGCAACATTTTCGGAACGGTTTACCTATCCAACGGGATGCCTGCTCCGAATGCCGTTGTGTCGGTCAATTTCATGGAGACGGATTACGTCGCAACAGTCGTAACCTCTACCAATGGCACTTATCAGATCAGTGGTGTGCCACCCGACGGGTCTCTGGTTCTTACTGCCTTTGATCCTGTTTCAGCCGCTCATGGTAGCCTAATCTCGTATTTGACCCCGAGCCATTCTCAACGCACGTTCAATCTTTTTATTTCTGCACCACAGAACATTAATCCATATTTTATTAATGGCGATTTCGCTAATGGCACCCTGGATGGTTGGACAACTGAAGGCGATGTGCAAATTATCCCGAAAAGTTCCGCCTTTCCGTCGGGCGTCAGCGCGATGACCGCCAACCCATATCAAACTTCGCTTGTTTCTGCATTTGCAACAGCCGGAGAGGAATGTGCTCCGGCACCGTTTTCAGCGCTGGTAACGACTGCAGGGGACGACAATGCCGTTGGGCAGTTGTCGCAAACATTCAAGGTAGGGCCTGGGCAGGACACTTTGACTGGAAGGATTCGTTTCGTTTCCGACGAATGGCCCCAATGGTATGGAACCCAATTCAATGATTCCTATGTGGTGACCCTGATCACACCTGGAGGAACCAAGGTTCTTGCCAAGGGGAACCTCAATTCATCGGTCTGGGGTGAAGGAATTTATGGTTTCAATGGGGCCGTCGAAGAAATCAGCGTATCCGCTGATGTATCGGCTTTTGTCGGGAAGACTGTCACTTTGTCTATCAAGGTCTCTGACGTAGGTGACAAAATCATTGACTCCGGTGTGGTTGTTTCGGATTTCAAAATCGTCGATAAAAATGCGAGAAACTATCATTCATCCGGTTCGTGGACATCTGACACGAAGGTTTCTGGACAATTTGGCCAAGTTGTTTGGATAACTGTCAATAATGTGAATTGGTTGGGTACGGGGATCAGCATCTCTAGCAACAAGGGGCAGTATAAGGAGAGCCATTTGCTGCCTTACCTTCCCGTCACCTTCCAATTTTCAACCTTTTCGGCCGAGCCGATTAGCTGGCAGTTTGACGTGTCTGCAAAAGCGGATGCGTTTGTGGTAACCTACACAATAGAATCCACATGGATTCCTGGCATGCCGCCCAACCCGTGCCCTTGA
- a CDS encoding conjugal transfer protein TraF gives MRVVPLALLLCLLLAGVSQAVAIYGEPAKRGWWWYELPAPPSEEDDMPEAPPESNESAPARLSPEILRDLHPDAFQAYMQAMEKEAVRRPTVDNVRHYYEVQNIARQKAAAFTHVAEYVWQKYPEISVAKDYPLAAPGRAALTSAQVEERRQLLAAAREDFALLYFHAPDCPFCREQEQILRYFSERFGWTVRPVDTARRPDLAARFGVETVPALLLIHRESPEYLPVAAGVTSAAEIEARLYRGIRYLGGQVGPQDFGLYDFQRGGGFDPAWTPPATP, from the coding sequence ATGCGCGTCGTCCCTCTAGCTCTGCTGCTGTGCCTGTTGCTCGCCGGGGTGAGCCAAGCCGTTGCGATTTACGGAGAACCCGCCAAGCGCGGCTGGTGGTGGTATGAGCTGCCCGCGCCGCCCAGCGAGGAGGACGACATGCCGGAAGCCCCACCTGAAAGTAACGAGTCCGCTCCCGCGCGTCTCTCCCCGGAGATTCTCCGCGATCTGCACCCCGACGCCTTCCAGGCCTACATGCAGGCCATGGAGAAGGAAGCGGTGCGCAGGCCCACCGTGGACAACGTCCGCCACTACTACGAGGTGCAGAACATCGCGCGCCAGAAAGCCGCCGCCTTCACCCACGTTGCCGAGTACGTCTGGCAGAAATACCCCGAGATCTCCGTGGCCAAGGACTATCCCCTGGCGGCTCCCGGGCGCGCGGCGCTCACCAGCGCGCAGGTCGAGGAGCGCCGGCAGCTTCTGGCCGCGGCCCGCGAGGACTTCGCCCTGCTGTACTTTCATGCGCCGGACTGTCCTTTTTGCCGCGAGCAGGAGCAGATCCTGCGCTACTTCAGCGAGCGCTTCGGCTGGACGGTGCGGCCGGTGGACACCGCGCGCCGCCCTGATCTGGCCGCGCGCTTCGGCGTGGAGACGGTGCCCGCGCTGCTCTTGATTCATCGTGAGAGCCCCGAGTATCTGCCGGTGGCGGCAGGCGTCACCTCGGCCGCCGAGATCGAGGCGCGTCTGTATCGCGGCATCCGCTACCTGGGCGGGCAGGTGGGGCCGCAGGACTTCGGCCTTTACGACTTTCAGCGCGGCGGCGGCTTTGATCCGGCCTGGACGCCGCCCGCAACCCCCTGA
- a CDS encoding conjugal transfer protein TraH → MHPGNARRRSARILLALAALCLGLCPPAPAFAGWVDDWIDQRTEIAPGYFEGQKRGYYTAGGFSARWNLQKDYLWSVSPPRLKTGCGGIDAFMGGFSFLNADYLVQKLQRIMSAAPAAAFDIALKVYAPQVAETIAKLENMANLLNSIQLDECKASRALVATIATPFSPESRQGDLAAIQGEWWASTGVGDLWTEFQRQRQADNNQPDPQAAVESMSGCSPAFRAVFGQGSLIDNAAAHVGLNNLRYTELIRGFLGDIFIQEPDPAHGINAYRVVYDQPCDQNKSLQSLLDGSAQGKPPGGDCAPIADANRNLRRYAAVMMTDIAAKYRARAPLSPEEEAFLDINPLSVSLVLRSAVAEDQEDRIIAQLSDITAKAYAYALLLDLSARTTNLFAATRALMSAQAGASGANPVHSCQVENVREAMGAIDTLEEKVAELMTLVQGEYATAAIELNTLTELVAKYQRFNEEIRHNLTGRFGSAVAERAVR, encoded by the coding sequence ATGCACCCTGGCAACGCACGACGACGATCGGCAAGGATTCTCCTGGCGCTTGCGGCGCTGTGCCTCGGTCTCTGTCCCCCGGCCCCGGCCTTCGCCGGGTGGGTGGACGACTGGATCGATCAGCGCACCGAGATCGCGCCCGGCTACTTTGAGGGGCAAAAGCGCGGCTACTACACGGCAGGCGGCTTCTCGGCACGCTGGAACCTGCAAAAGGATTATCTCTGGAGCGTCAGCCCGCCGCGCCTCAAGACCGGCTGCGGCGGCATCGACGCCTTCATGGGCGGCTTTTCCTTTCTCAACGCCGATTACCTGGTGCAAAAGCTTCAGCGCATCATGTCGGCGGCGCCGGCGGCGGCCTTTGACATCGCGCTCAAAGTCTACGCGCCCCAGGTCGCCGAGACCATCGCCAAGCTCGAGAACATGGCCAACCTGCTCAACAGCATCCAACTCGATGAGTGCAAGGCCTCGCGCGCCCTGGTGGCGACCATCGCCACGCCTTTTTCTCCAGAATCCCGGCAGGGCGATCTGGCCGCCATCCAAGGCGAGTGGTGGGCCTCCACCGGGGTGGGGGATCTGTGGACCGAGTTTCAGCGTCAGCGCCAGGCCGACAACAACCAGCCAGACCCCCAGGCCGCCGTCGAGAGCATGAGCGGCTGCAGCCCGGCTTTTCGCGCGGTCTTCGGGCAAGGCTCCCTGATCGATAACGCGGCCGCCCACGTGGGTCTGAACAACCTGCGCTACACCGAGCTCATCCGCGGCTTTCTCGGCGATATCTTCATCCAGGAACCCGATCCGGCGCACGGCATCAACGCCTATCGGGTGGTCTACGACCAGCCCTGCGATCAGAACAAGAGCCTGCAATCGCTACTCGACGGCTCGGCCCAGGGCAAGCCCCCGGGAGGCGACTGCGCGCCCATTGCCGATGCCAACCGCAACCTGCGCCGTTACGCGGCCGTCATGATGACCGATATCGCCGCCAAGTACCGCGCCCGCGCGCCGCTGAGTCCCGAGGAGGAGGCCTTTCTCGACATCAACCCCCTCTCGGTGTCCCTGGTGCTGCGCTCGGCCGTCGCCGAGGATCAGGAGGATCGCATCATCGCGCAGCTCTCCGACATCACCGCCAAGGCCTACGCCTATGCTCTGTTGCTCGATCTCTCGGCGCGCACCACCAACCTCTTTGCCGCGACCCGCGCGCTCATGTCCGCCCAGGCCGGGGCGAGCGGCGCCAACCCGGTGCACAGTTGCCAGGTGGAAAACGTGCGCGAGGCCATGGGCGCCATCGACACCCTGGAGGAAAAGGTCGCCGAACTCATGACCCTGGTGCAGGGTGAGTACGCAACCGCCGCCATCGAGCTCAACACCCTCACCGAGCTTGTCGCCAAATACCAGCGCTTCAACGAGGAGATCCGCCACAACCTCACCGGCAGGTTCGGCTCGGCGGTGGCGGAGCGGGCCGTCAGATAG